A part of Paenibacillus sp. sptzw28 genomic DNA contains:
- the pelA gene encoding pectate lyase: MKKGILVMVFLLVFSLIQLGSPLTATKVSAELADTIVPSPPGAPVELAAIPRNSQADVSWAPPGFGHGRSILYVGTGTDSDSIAMEHFTSLGFTVTFAEDRTVTSADAGSNDLVFVSESSSSSYIADKFKYSTVPVVYSEPYVLDDAGLSKANEGDFGNIAGQTSVVIKDSAHPLAAGLSGIVDVYTQAGEINYGTPGESAVIIATAAGNESQAVIFGYEKGASNVNGEPILARQVSTFLFAGQEAVMTAEGWTLIDAAVKWAIGLEGSSETSMDANKVNSYKIYRSTNPEGPYTMVAEVADTKYRDFGLDNGLTYYYKVTSVSAGGESVPSATVSVMPMAPLNAPTGLTSESGDGQTTIRWNPVAGAESYVVKRSTENGINYEMVAGGVTGTEFTDATVSNGVRYYYVVSAASPVTASANSASVQVVPAPGNGAPAIPQGIEAIAGDAQVILTWQETSGAISYTIKRGAFNSGQYETVASNIYGTSYQDAGLDNGTTYDYVISAENDQGESYSSEPIAVTPADVVVVAKDGTGDFTTVQAALDAAPNYSTKRHVIYIKNGVYREKLKVPSTKTNLSFVGESREGTVLVYNDNASTPGPDGTPLGTSQSSSLFIYPTDFIAKNLTIQNDSGMNTGQAVAAYIRGDRAYFDHVRFLGYQDTLFTNNGRHYYSNCFVEGDVDFIFGQSTAVFDRCQIHSKRNGGMLTAASTTEDTPYGYVFLNSEITSDAGIKNVYFGRPWRPYAAVAFIDTMIDSSIAPYGWNNWGKVENEKTARYSEYNSRGPGANPKARAGWSKQLTPEEASQYTVQNVLKGNDNWNPLRIGIIPLSDVSAPVLTLDPLDTHVNNPTFTVSGRVDKQAAVTMNGRHIEVASDLTFRTTVELELGDNIIAVQATDPSSNMTVAVSLRVVYDNTAPVIMLDNPEGEKVDNSYNASSNPYPVSGRLSEAGTVWVNGQEIRVSGDLAFTTKVSLQQGKNTITVSAKDLAGNAAEPVTYNVTLKKSSVPGGPVQMVGAAATDAHTIEVTFNSKLNNFDAADFQLLSAMGSWESLSPGLTPNLTVNEVSTRVNKSGQTVAVFRIQEALNPDATFQREIAENPHNIPFLTASYYSSDAAKNIQQADYLLSWQLDNGAWFKNMQAKYSRAWDGQEAKSDWYSSEHGYIGTIDNNATTNEILFLAVMYKETGDERYKASVLRGLEYLLEAQYPSGGWPQAYPARGNYSDYVTFNDNAMIRVMNVLTMVSKKQYPFNTDLASDALIVRIHEALGVGLGYILKSQIKVDGNLTAWCAQHDPVTYVPMGARSYEHPSISGSESVGVIKYLMALPNPSPEVQAAVDGALQWLDQVKLEGIKYVAGDPQGQYFYEDPLSTTWYRFYQIGTNLPIFSGRDGVIKHNILEIEQERRDGYRWAGEWPKKLLEVARTTGYYENRVYIKVVGNKSSNLAGETLEIGQLIRVEA, from the coding sequence ATGAAAAAAGGAATACTGGTAATGGTCTTTTTGCTCGTGTTCTCATTGATTCAGTTAGGAAGTCCCTTGACTGCGACTAAGGTGTCTGCGGAATTGGCGGACACGATTGTTCCGAGTCCGCCGGGCGCACCGGTTGAGCTTGCGGCCATACCCAGGAACAGCCAGGCGGATGTAAGCTGGGCACCGCCCGGATTCGGCCACGGCAGATCGATTCTATACGTCGGAACCGGTACAGATTCTGACAGTATTGCGATGGAACACTTTACATCCTTGGGATTCACCGTAACGTTCGCGGAGGATCGGACCGTCACTTCCGCCGATGCAGGGAGCAACGATCTGGTGTTTGTTAGTGAATCCTCCAGTTCGTCTTATATTGCTGACAAATTCAAATATTCGACGGTGCCCGTCGTCTATTCCGAGCCGTATGTGCTGGACGACGCAGGTCTCAGTAAGGCGAATGAAGGAGACTTTGGCAATATCGCGGGCCAAACCTCGGTTGTCATTAAGGACAGTGCTCATCCGCTTGCTGCCGGATTAAGCGGAATAGTTGACGTCTATACGCAGGCGGGAGAAATCAATTACGGAACGCCGGGCGAGTCGGCGGTTATTATTGCAACTGCTGCAGGCAATGAGAGTCAGGCGGTTATTTTCGGTTATGAGAAAGGCGCGAGCAACGTTAACGGAGAGCCGATCCTCGCACGGCAAGTTTCCACCTTTCTGTTCGCCGGTCAGGAAGCCGTGATGACGGCTGAGGGCTGGACGCTTATCGATGCCGCGGTCAAATGGGCGATCGGGCTGGAGGGCAGCTCCGAAACTTCGATGGATGCGAATAAGGTCAATTCGTATAAAATTTACCGAAGCACCAATCCGGAAGGTCCTTATACGATGGTTGCCGAGGTAGCGGATACCAAGTACCGTGATTTCGGACTGGATAACGGTCTGACTTATTATTATAAGGTCACTTCTGTCAGTGCAGGCGGGGAAAGTGTGCCATCTGCGACGGTTAGTGTCATGCCGATGGCGCCGTTGAACGCCCCGACCGGCTTGACCTCCGAAAGTGGTGACGGCCAGACGACGATTCGTTGGAACCCGGTCGCCGGAGCTGAATCCTATGTTGTGAAGCGCAGTACAGAGAATGGCATAAACTATGAGATGGTTGCCGGCGGTGTAACGGGAACCGAATTCACAGATGCTACGGTCAGTAACGGGGTTAGGTATTACTATGTCGTATCTGCCGCAAGTCCGGTGACTGCAAGCGCCAATTCTGCCTCCGTTCAAGTTGTCCCTGCACCCGGTAACGGAGCGCCTGCGATTCCGCAAGGTATAGAAGCGATTGCCGGAGACGCCCAAGTGATCTTGACTTGGCAAGAGACGAGCGGAGCAATATCTTATACCATCAAACGCGGAGCCTTCAACAGCGGTCAATATGAGACCGTCGCCTCCAATATCTATGGTACAAGCTACCAGGATGCGGGGTTGGACAATGGCACAACGTACGATTATGTGATTTCGGCGGAGAACGATCAGGGAGAAAGTTATTCCTCCGAACCGATCGCGGTTACGCCGGCGGATGTCGTGGTTGTCGCGAAAGACGGGACGGGTGATTTCACAACGGTGCAGGCGGCATTGGACGCGGCTCCGAACTACAGTACGAAACGCCATGTTATTTATATCAAAAACGGCGTATACCGCGAGAAGCTGAAAGTTCCGAGCACCAAGACTAATCTCAGTTTCGTAGGCGAGAGCCGGGAGGGCACGGTATTGGTCTATAACGACAACGCCAGCACGCCCGGTCCTGATGGAACTCCGCTGGGTACGTCCCAAAGCTCGAGTCTCTTTATTTATCCTACCGATTTTATTGCGAAAAATCTAACAATCCAGAATGATTCCGGCATGAATACGGGTCAAGCTGTTGCTGCTTATATCAGGGGCGATCGCGCTTACTTCGACCATGTCCGTTTCCTCGGTTACCAGGATACGCTGTTCACCAATAATGGCAGACATTATTATAGTAACTGCTTTGTTGAAGGGGATGTCGATTTTATATTCGGGCAATCTACGGCGGTGTTCGACCGTTGCCAAATCCACAGCAAACGCAATGGAGGAATGTTGACGGCCGCAAGTACGACGGAGGATACACCGTACGGGTACGTGTTCCTGAATTCGGAGATTACCTCTGATGCAGGGATCAAGAACGTTTATTTCGGAAGACCTTGGCGTCCGTACGCTGCAGTTGCATTTATCGATACGATGATCGATTCGTCGATCGCACCGTACGGCTGGAACAATTGGGGTAAAGTGGAAAATGAGAAAACAGCCAGATACTCAGAGTATAACAGCCGAGGTCCGGGGGCAAATCCCAAAGCGCGGGCTGGCTGGTCGAAGCAACTTACACCGGAGGAAGCAAGTCAGTACACGGTACAAAATGTGTTAAAGGGCAATGATAACTGGAACCCGCTGCGGATTGGCATCATTCCGTTAAGCGATGTATCCGCCCCTGTATTAACACTCGATCCTTTGGATACTCACGTGAACAATCCCACATTCACCGTATCGGGACGAGTGGACAAGCAAGCAGCCGTGACGATGAACGGCCGGCATATCGAGGTGGCTTCCGATCTTACCTTCCGCACAACGGTGGAACTGGAGCTGGGAGACAATATTATTGCCGTTCAAGCTACAGATCCTTCAAGCAACATGACGGTTGCCGTTTCATTGCGGGTCGTCTATGACAATACCGCTCCTGTCATTATGTTGGATAACCCGGAAGGAGAGAAAGTCGACAATAGCTATAATGCGTCTTCCAATCCTTATCCGGTTTCAGGCCGATTAAGCGAAGCGGGCACGGTATGGGTCAATGGCCAGGAAATTAGAGTGTCCGGAGATTTGGCTTTCACAACGAAAGTCAGTTTGCAACAAGGGAAAAATACAATCACGGTATCCGCCAAGGACTTGGCCGGCAATGCTGCCGAACCGGTTACGTATAATGTCACTCTGAAAAAGAGCAGCGTGCCGGGAGGGCCTGTGCAAATGGTTGGAGCGGCAGCAACGGATGCCCATACCATTGAAGTGACCTTTAACAGCAAACTCAATAACTTTGACGCAGCCGATTTTCAATTGCTTTCGGCGATGGGAAGCTGGGAGTCTCTCAGTCCCGGTCTTACTCCAAATCTGACAGTCAACGAAGTCAGCACCCGGGTGAACAAAAGCGGACAGACGGTTGCCGTCTTTCGTATACAAGAAGCATTGAACCCGGATGCTACATTCCAGCGGGAGATCGCAGAGAATCCGCATAATATTCCATTTCTGACAGCGTCCTACTATTCCAGCGATGCGGCGAAAAACATTCAGCAAGCCGATTATCTTCTGAGCTGGCAGTTGGACAACGGTGCCTGGTTTAAAAATATGCAGGCAAAGTATAGCAGGGCCTGGGACGGCCAGGAAGCGAAGTCCGACTGGTATTCCAGTGAGCATGGCTATATAGGCACCATCGACAATAACGCTACGACCAATGAAATTCTTTTTCTTGCCGTTATGTACAAAGAGACAGGGGATGAACGGTACAAGGCTTCCGTGCTCAGGGGACTTGAATATTTGCTGGAAGCGCAGTATCCGAGCGGAGGGTGGCCGCAGGCTTATCCGGCCAGAGGCAACTATTCCGATTATGTCACTTTTAACGACAACGCCATGATTCGGGTTATGAATGTGTTAACGATGGTATCCAAGAAGCAATATCCGTTTAATACCGATTTGGCGTCGGACGCGCTTATTGTGCGGATTCATGAAGCTTTGGGTGTGGGTTTGGGTTATATTTTGAAATCCCAGATCAAGGTTGACGGCAATCTGACCGCCTGGTGCGCGCAGCATGATCCGGTCACTTATGTACCCATGGGAGCCCGTTCTTACGAGCATCCGTCAATTTCGGGCTCGGAGTCTGTAGGTGTTATAAAATATTTGATGGCTTTGCCGAACCCGTCTCCCGAGGTGCAGGCAGCTGTTGACGGCGCCTTGCAGTGGCTTGATCAGGTCAAGCTGGAAGGCATAAAATATGTAGCCGGCGATCCGCAAGGACAATACTTTTATGAAGATCCGTTAAGCACGACATGGTACCGGTTTTACCAAATCGGCACCAATCTTCCGATATTCTCGGGGCGTGATGGCGTGATCAAACATAATATTCTCGAAATTGAGCAAGAAAGAAGAGACGGTTACCGCTGGGCGGGCGAATGGCCGAAAAAACTGCTGGAGGTAGCCCGTACGACCGGTTACTACGAAAATCGTGTTTACATTAAAGTAGTTGGCAACAAGTCAAGCAACTTAGCCGGTGAAACATTGGAAATCGGCCAATTGATCAGGGTCGAAGCATAG
- a CDS encoding nucleotide disphospho-sugar-binding domain-containing protein codes for MKILFTSFPGLGFFLPIVPFVWAARAAGHEVLVVTTGPAVDASGRAGLPTVEASPDVDIMGKLLKGGSSVKGIRDPFSSENMQSVASMMAQVSKHTADRTVEVTRSWKPDVIVQTPFDVAGSLAASLLSIPTVIHGFGILSAGKMSNMTDLIYEELRPVCERYGVTGERLRPNAIIDTCPPSMRELDRPSAWFVRYVPYNGGGALPEWLLEPKARPRICVTLGTVLPHTAGVSGISGVIEAVRNLDAEVVLALGETDPSVLGALPPNVRTTGWIPLSALVPTCSAIVHHGGAGTTMNAVVAGVPQLVFPHMADQHINAAAVEKRGIGLTYLPEETDVETLQWSLFKLLDDPSFTQAAQEVKGENEKQIPPAELIPRLAELAVRA; via the coding sequence ATGAAGATTCTATTCACCAGTTTTCCCGGATTAGGTTTCTTTCTGCCTATCGTTCCTTTTGTGTGGGCGGCCCGAGCGGCCGGACATGAGGTACTCGTGGTCACGACCGGCCCGGCTGTTGATGCAAGCGGCCGTGCGGGACTTCCGACAGTAGAAGCTTCGCCGGATGTGGATATCATGGGGAAGCTCCTTAAAGGCGGGAGCTCGGTCAAGGGCATCCGTGATCCTTTCTCGAGTGAAAATATGCAGAGTGTCGCTAGTATGATGGCTCAGGTCAGCAAACATACGGCGGATCGTACGGTGGAAGTCACCCGTTCATGGAAGCCGGATGTGATCGTGCAAACGCCGTTTGACGTCGCCGGATCGCTGGCAGCTTCTCTTCTCTCGATACCTACTGTTATTCACGGCTTTGGCATTCTATCGGCGGGCAAAATGTCGAATATGACCGATCTCATTTATGAGGAATTGCGCCCGGTATGCGAGCGGTACGGCGTAACAGGGGAGCGGCTGCGCCCGAACGCGATCATTGATACATGTCCGCCCAGTATGCGTGAGCTGGATCGACCATCCGCATGGTTCGTCCGCTACGTCCCGTACAATGGAGGCGGCGCACTGCCCGAATGGCTGCTGGAACCGAAGGCGCGTCCGCGCATCTGCGTCACGCTCGGCACCGTGCTCCCTCATACGGCCGGTGTCAGCGGGATAAGCGGAGTCATTGAGGCGGTGCGCAATCTCGATGCGGAGGTTGTTTTGGCGCTCGGGGAGACAGACCCTTCCGTGCTCGGAGCTTTGCCGCCGAATGTTCGCACAACCGGCTGGATTCCGTTAAGCGCGCTGGTGCCGACCTGTTCCGCCATCGTACATCACGGGGGAGCGGGGACGACGATGAATGCTGTGGTGGCCGGCGTTCCGCAGCTCGTGTTTCCGCATATGGCGGACCAGCATATTAACGCTGCCGCCGTAGAGAAGCGAGGGATCGGGCTTACGTATCTACCGGAGGAAACGGATGTTGAGACGCTGCAATGGAGCCTGTTTAAACTTCTCGATGATCCGTCCTTCACCCAGGCGGCTCAAGAAGTCAAGGGGGAGAATGAAAAGCAGATTCCTCCTGCAGAGCTTATTCCCCGCCTAGCGGAATTGGCGGTCAGGGCCTAA
- a CDS encoding TetR/AcrR family transcriptional regulator — translation MNSRELSSRAQAKQAQIRSAAERLFLKNGFAATSMDAITAEAGVSKQTIYTYYPSKEDLLVDVLKQVIHGLTDNLFSLGSMVINSRDELRQALNALAHQFISTLMQSSYLALVRVIIAESPRFPQLGKLFRSTVPEQVVKSVSAILEQSNVKGLVKITDVNGAVRMFVGPLLTYILLDGLLITDRPPEQPDPQDIEAIVSLYLKALEHNDKGV, via the coding sequence TTGAATTCCAGAGAACTTTCATCCCGAGCACAGGCCAAACAGGCTCAAATCCGGTCGGCGGCCGAACGATTATTTCTTAAGAACGGATTTGCAGCCACGAGCATGGACGCCATAACGGCGGAAGCGGGTGTCTCGAAACAAACCATATACACCTACTATCCGAGCAAAGAGGACCTACTGGTCGACGTATTAAAACAGGTGATTCACGGCTTAACCGATAACTTGTTCTCGCTCGGAAGCATGGTGATAAACAGCCGCGACGAGCTTCGGCAGGCGTTAAACGCCTTGGCACATCAATTCATTTCGACTTTGATGCAATCCAGCTATCTGGCGTTGGTTCGTGTGATTATTGCCGAAAGTCCCCGGTTCCCGCAGCTTGGCAAGCTTTTTCGTTCGACCGTCCCGGAACAGGTCGTGAAGAGCGTTTCGGCTATTTTGGAGCAGTCGAATGTTAAGGGATTAGTGAAAATAACGGACGTCAATGGGGCCGTACGCATGTTTGTCGGACCGCTGCTGACTTATATTCTGCTCGACGGTCTTCTAATCACCGACCGTCCGCCCGAGCAGCCTGACCCCCAAGACATTGAAGCAATCGTAAGTCTGTACTTGAAGGCGTTGGAGCACAACGATAAAGGAGTTTGA
- a CDS encoding MerR family DNA-binding transcriptional regulator has product MEISYTPKQIAKRLSVSTTTLRRYEELDLVPDVPRTASKRRCYTSFHVQAFVALRALIKGYDIPVVYDVMRLLKKGHIEQALWVVNLQQYNIQTEKQRIREVIGLIRKTDFSRYRNILITEEMSIGEVAAIAGVNTSAIRHWEKERLIRSERNPENGYRVFTQRELKKIIIISSLRKTVYSIERMKPLLEALETQDLTAIEHSFQVTLQKLNEQLANQLKGISEMMRYIDNFAK; this is encoded by the coding sequence ATGGAAATCAGTTATACGCCGAAGCAGATTGCCAAGAGACTTAGCGTTAGCACGACCACCTTGCGACGATATGAAGAACTCGACTTGGTACCCGACGTACCTCGAACAGCAAGTAAAAGAAGATGTTACACATCGTTCCATGTTCAAGCATTCGTTGCCTTACGTGCTTTAATTAAGGGATACGATATTCCTGTCGTCTACGATGTCATGAGGTTATTAAAGAAAGGCCACATAGAACAGGCTCTATGGGTAGTCAATCTACAGCAATACAACATTCAAACAGAAAAGCAACGAATCCGAGAGGTCATAGGACTGATTCGAAAAACCGATTTCTCTAGATATAGAAACATACTGATAACGGAAGAGATGAGTATCGGGGAGGTTGCCGCTATAGCTGGTGTTAATACATCCGCTATTCGACATTGGGAAAAGGAGAGGCTAATACGCTCTGAGAGGAATCCGGAAAACGGATACAGGGTCTTTACACAGCGAGAATTAAAAAAAATTATTATCATCAGCAGTTTAAGGAAAACAGTCTATTCTATTGAGAGAATGAAACCGTTACTTGAAGCCTTAGAGACACAAGATTTAACTGCTATTGAACACTCTTTCCAGGTAACTCTGCAGAAGCTAAATGAGCAATTGGCAAATCAATTGAAGGGCATATCGGAAATGATGAGATACATAGACAATTTTGCAAAGTAG
- a CDS encoding chromosome condensation regulator — protein MVPRWPINTIAAGYRHTVGLKLDGTVTAAGDNKYGQCDVSGWRDIVAVAAGNAHTGNAHTIGLKSDGMVAAVGWNKHDQCDVSGWRDIVAVAAGWRRTVGLKADGTVVAVGRNNEGQCNVSGWRDMVAVAAGDWHTVGLKSDGTVAAVGNNRYGQCKVSGWRGIVAAAAGYLHTVGLKSDGTATAAGWNKRDQCDVSGWRGIVAIAAGSSHTIGLKSDGTVAAVGWNEHGQCNVSGWRDIVAVAAGCAHTLGLKSNGTVVAVGDNDYGQCYVSGWHGIKLPDN, from the coding sequence ATGGTGCCAAGGTGGCCTATAAATACCATAGCGGCGGGATATCGTCATACCGTCGGGCTTAAATTGGACGGCACGGTGACAGCTGCGGGTGATAATAAATATGGCCAATGTGATGTAAGCGGCTGGCGCGATATTGTGGCGGTTGCGGCGGGTAATGCTCATACGGGTAACGCTCATACAATCGGGCTTAAATCGGACGGCATGGTGGCGGCTGTAGGTTGGAATAAGCATGACCAATGCGATGTAAGCGGCTGGCGCGATATTGTGGCGGTTGCGGCGGGGTGGCGTCGTACCGTCGGGCTTAAAGCGGATGGCACGGTGGTGGCTGTGGGTCGAAATAATGAAGGCCAATGCAATGTAAGCGGCTGGCGTGATATGGTGGCGGTAGCGGCGGGTGACTGGCATACCGTCGGGCTTAAATCGGACGGCACGGTGGCGGCTGTGGGTAATAATCGGTATGGCCAATGTAAGGTAAGCGGCTGGCGCGGCATAGTGGCGGCAGCGGCGGGTTACCTTCATACCGTCGGGCTTAAATCGGACGGCACGGCGACGGCTGCGGGTTGGAATAAGCGTGACCAATGCGATGTAAGCGGCTGGCGCGGTATTGTGGCGATAGCGGCGGGTAGTAGTCATACCATCGGCCTTAAATCGGACGGCACGGTGGCGGCTGTGGGTTGGAATGAGCATGGCCAATGCAATGTAAGTGGCTGGCGCGATATTGTGGCGGTTGCGGCGGGTTGCGCTCATACTCTCGGCCTTAAATCGAACGGCACGGTGGTTGCTGTGGGTGATAATGACTATGGCCAATGCTATGTAAGCGGCTGGCACGGCATCAAACTGCCCGACAATTAG
- a CDS encoding Calx-beta domain-containing protein — MQEIRSTRQRPCKWKKIASLLVMFVLVLLPFGALAHAEEAVGEISISADDYVTPEDRGGFLLNIKRTGGSSGFASVSFTIGGSAKINEDYEAYEAPSEDRILYFEEGVTLIQFIYITHSDSLAEGDENITFTLSDPYGATLGNSIANVLIADEDYRNPAAGEISLSAGSYSAGEGDGYANLTVNRTNGAEGAVAVDYRYEGCYYWPCSANEGEDYLGHYGYIILADGETSKTIQVPLIDDSVYEGDENFHLVLQSVSGGATIGSLNSADVTILENEPHPMVTLESGTYTITETGYKLSLNVLRENNLDAVTTVDYMTASGTAEAGSDFIAKSGTLTFNKGQSSALIEIEVRDDTVYEGDETFTVTLSNPTMGKLGQNASGQVTIFENDPPPSEVEFSALHYYGLEKSGQVTVVVTRTGYTGGPATVDYATGSGTAIAGEDFVSASGTLTFAPGESSKTIPITLIDDKMKESFETFSVQLAKPTGGAFIGNQGKVAVTIYEK; from the coding sequence ATGCAAGAGATCAGATCCACAAGACAACGACCGTGTAAATGGAAAAAGATCGCCTCGCTGCTAGTGATGTTCGTCCTTGTCCTGCTGCCGTTCGGCGCTTTGGCGCACGCGGAAGAGGCTGTCGGCGAAATCTCAATTTCTGCTGATGATTATGTGACGCCGGAAGATCGTGGCGGTTTCCTATTAAACATTAAACGCACCGGCGGATCATCAGGATTTGCGAGTGTCTCATTTACCATTGGCGGCTCGGCCAAAATAAACGAAGATTACGAAGCGTATGAAGCGCCTTCGGAAGACAGAATCCTGTATTTCGAGGAAGGGGTGACATTAATTCAGTTCATATATATAACACACAGCGATTCCCTGGCCGAGGGAGATGAGAATATCACCTTCACGCTTAGCGATCCGTATGGAGCGACGCTTGGCAACTCTATCGCGAACGTATTGATTGCGGATGAGGATTACCGGAATCCGGCTGCGGGCGAGATTAGCCTGAGTGCGGGCTCCTATTCAGCCGGTGAGGGTGACGGATATGCAAACCTGACCGTGAACCGCACGAACGGAGCGGAAGGCGCAGTGGCGGTTGACTACAGGTATGAGGGGTGCTACTACTGGCCGTGCAGCGCAAACGAAGGTGAGGATTATCTCGGTCATTATGGTTATATTATCCTTGCGGATGGCGAAACGTCGAAGACGATTCAGGTACCGTTAATCGATGACAGCGTGTATGAAGGCGACGAAAATTTTCATTTAGTCCTGCAGTCCGTGTCAGGCGGCGCGACCATCGGCAGCTTGAATAGTGCGGACGTGACGATTCTGGAAAATGAACCCCATCCGATGGTGACGCTGGAGAGCGGCACCTACACGATAACGGAGACCGGCTACAAGCTCAGCCTCAACGTGCTGCGCGAGAACAATTTGGATGCGGTTACAACCGTCGATTATATGACGGCGTCCGGCACGGCCGAAGCCGGCAGCGACTTTATTGCAAAGAGCGGCACCCTGACTTTCAATAAAGGCCAATCTTCGGCTCTAATTGAAATCGAAGTGCGTGACGACACAGTCTATGAAGGTGATGAGACCTTCACCGTAACGCTCAGCAACCCTACCATGGGCAAGCTCGGACAGAATGCAAGTGGGCAGGTGACCATTTTTGAGAACGATCCACCGCCAAGCGAAGTTGAATTTAGCGCTCTTCACTACTACGGCTTGGAAAAATCCGGTCAGGTTACGGTCGTCGTAACCCGTACGGGGTATACGGGAGGACCGGCAACCGTGGATTATGCGACGGGTTCGGGTACAGCCATAGCCGGGGAAGACTTTGTTTCCGCATCGGGCACGTTGACCTTTGCGCCGGGCGAAAGCAGCAAGACGATCCCTATTACGCTAATCGACGATAAGATGAAAGAGTCATTCGAAACATTCAGCGTACAGCTGGCTAAACCGACCGGGGGCGCCTTCATCGGCAATCAGGGGAAGGTGGCTGTCACGATTTACGAGAAGTAG
- the tnpA gene encoding IS66 family insertion sequence element accessory protein TnpA, with amino-acid sequence MNTKEQHRQDWQARIAAYRTSGLTMKAWCYVTLTPNAGCVRSRS; translated from the coding sequence ATGAATACCAAAGAACAACACAGACAAGATTGGCAGGCACGCATCGCAGCCTATCGGACAAGTGGCCTCACGATGAAAGCTTGGTGCTATGTGACGCTTACGCCGAACGCCGGGTGCGTGCGATCACGCTCCTAA